In Kordiimonas pumila, a single genomic region encodes these proteins:
- a CDS encoding ParB N-terminal domain-containing protein, with the protein MINDMPDSVSLVPIDQIEVLNPRDRNPSIFEEIVENIRKIGLKKPITVSECTDEGHDFSFKLVCGEGRLNAFRILGETHIPALIINVSDEDALIMSLAENIARRGHRPLEILADIKGLRKAGYTADEIVEKTGLSSKYVTDIVFLLEQGEERLIEGVQRGSIPLTIALEIARTKVGDHNLGDMLQEAYERGQLKGKQFIEAKRLVEKRAQHGPGSPHSDRIEPPTTSYSLVRTYQKEVDRQHKMVLQAEHVSRQLLLMVEGLRKLFADENFITLLRAENLVTLPKYLSARIGSGQQGETSCQKTIK; encoded by the coding sequence ATGATTAATGATATGCCTGATAGCGTTAGCTTGGTTCCTATTGATCAAATCGAGGTTTTAAATCCAAGGGACCGTAATCCTTCAATATTTGAAGAGATTGTAGAGAATATCAGAAAAATAGGCCTCAAAAAGCCTATCACTGTTTCTGAATGCACTGACGAGGGTCATGATTTTTCTTTTAAACTGGTGTGTGGCGAGGGGCGGCTTAATGCGTTTCGTATATTAGGTGAAACACATATCCCGGCCTTGATTATTAATGTGAGTGATGAAGACGCACTTATTATGAGTCTGGCTGAAAATATTGCCCGCCGAGGCCATAGGCCACTGGAGATATTAGCTGATATAAAAGGGTTGCGGAAAGCAGGGTATACTGCCGATGAGATAGTCGAAAAAACGGGACTATCCAGCAAGTATGTGACCGATATAGTGTTCTTGCTTGAGCAAGGAGAAGAACGACTGATTGAAGGTGTTCAGCGTGGATCGATTCCCTTGACGATTGCGCTGGAAATTGCACGTACAAAAGTAGGTGACCATAATTTGGGAGATATGCTTCAAGAAGCCTATGAAAGAGGACAACTCAAAGGGAAGCAGTTCATTGAGGCTAAAAGGCTTGTTGAAAAAAGAGCCCAGCATGGCCCGGGCTCTCCGCATAGTGACCGTATTGAGCCACCGACTACAAGTTACAGCTTGGTTCGTACTTATCAGAAAGAGGTGGATCGGCAACATAAAATGGTGTTGCAGGCTGAGCATGTTAGTCGACAACTTCTGCTGATGGTTGAAGGGTTGAGGAAGCTCTTTGCAGATGAAAATTTTATAACCCTTCTAAGAGCGGAAAATCTGGTGACTTTGCCCAAATATTTGTCTGCGCGGATAGGTAGTGGTCAACAGGGAGAAACATCATGCCAAAAGACAATAAAGTAG
- a CDS encoding recombinase family protein: protein MKNTIAPHGDAPAHPLKAAQYVRMSTEHQQYSTQNQSKKIQEYAAQRHIEIVKTYADEGKSGLSIGGRAALQRLISDVEAGDVGFNIILVYDISRWGRFQDADESAYYEYICRRSGIQVTYCAEQFENDGSPVSTIVKGVKRAMAGEYSRELSAKVFAGQCRLIELGYRQGGPAGFGLRRVLVDQSGKEKGELAPGEHKSLQTDRVILVPGPSEEVEVVNKMFQWLLTRGVSITEIANRLNERGIKTNQGKNWTYATVRQVLTNEKYIGNNVFNRRSFKLKQKHVNNPSDMWIRKEGAFEAIVPRDIFQEAQEVLQSRSRRYSDEELLDNLRTLYSKIGTLSAAIINAVPDMPGAATYHSRFGGLVRAYSLVGYRAVQYYHITDIRRLNKSLRPQIIEQVQSEIENKGGLVFYDQEVDLLHVNQELLINLVLARCHVTDAGLYRWFTRVNSEQLRADITVAVRLDPANQAELDYFLLPRCKHGREIYIHNRNVAVFDRFRFDSLAALYELVERASVTE from the coding sequence ATGAAAAACACTATAGCCCCTCATGGAGATGCGCCTGCACATCCCCTTAAAGCTGCACAATATGTGCGCATGTCAACAGAACACCAACAATATTCCACGCAAAATCAGTCCAAGAAAATACAAGAATATGCGGCACAGCGTCATATAGAAATCGTTAAAACCTATGCTGATGAAGGTAAAAGTGGCCTTTCAATTGGTGGCAGAGCTGCTTTGCAACGCCTTATAAGTGATGTTGAGGCTGGAGACGTTGGCTTCAATATTATTCTGGTTTACGACATTAGCCGCTGGGGGCGTTTTCAGGATGCGGACGAGTCAGCATACTATGAATATATCTGCCGCAGGTCAGGTATTCAGGTGACTTACTGCGCCGAGCAGTTTGAAAATGACGGTTCTCCGGTGTCGACAATTGTCAAAGGTGTTAAGCGGGCCATGGCTGGTGAATATAGCCGTGAGCTGTCCGCCAAGGTATTTGCCGGTCAATGCAGGTTAATTGAACTTGGATATAGACAGGGTGGTCCTGCTGGTTTTGGTTTACGCCGTGTGCTTGTAGATCAGAGCGGTAAAGAAAAAGGCGAATTGGCTCCGGGGGAACATAAAAGCTTACAGACTGACCGTGTGATCTTGGTACCTGGGCCAAGCGAGGAAGTCGAGGTTGTCAACAAAATGTTCCAGTGGCTCCTTACTAGGGGCGTCTCTATTACAGAAATAGCAAACCGTCTGAACGAACGGGGCATTAAGACAAATCAGGGAAAAAACTGGACGTATGCAACTGTTCGCCAAGTACTCACGAATGAAAAATATATAGGGAATAATGTTTTCAATCGTAGGTCCTTTAAGCTCAAGCAAAAGCATGTCAATAACCCGTCAGATATGTGGATACGTAAAGAGGGAGCCTTTGAAGCAATCGTGCCTCGGGATATTTTTCAAGAGGCGCAAGAAGTGCTTCAGTCTCGAAGCAGGCGTTATTCAGATGAAGAATTACTGGATAATTTAAGGACATTATACAGCAAGATAGGGACACTGTCCGCAGCGATAATCAACGCAGTACCAGATATGCCAGGTGCAGCAACCTACCATAGTCGTTTTGGCGGGTTAGTGCGCGCGTATAGTCTTGTGGGCTATAGGGCAGTACAATACTATCATATTACAGATATCCGCAGGTTAAACAAATCCCTGAGGCCGCAAATAATTGAGCAAGTACAGTCTGAAATAGAAAACAAGGGTGGCCTTGTTTTTTATGATCAGGAGGTGGATTTGCTGCATGTAAATCAAGAGCTTCTCATCAATTTAGTTCTGGCCCGCTGTCACGTTACAGATGCGGGCCTATATAGATGGTTTACCAGGGTAAATAGTGAGCAATTACGGGCCGATATAACGGTAGCAGTGCGATTGGACCCTGCTAACCAGGCTGAGTTGGATTATTTTCTGCTTCCACGGTGTAAACACGGGCGGGAAATATATATTCATAACCGAAATGTGGCAGTTTTTGATCGCTTTCGCTTTGACTCTCTTGCAGCTCTGTATGAGCTCGTCGAACGCGCTTCCGTGACAGAATAA
- a CDS encoding helix-turn-helix domain-containing protein, translating into MELATYWKISHRTLERWRWLGKGPIFMKLGGRILYSIQEVEAFEQAQRRQSTSGKE; encoded by the coding sequence ATGGAGCTAGCGACTTATTGGAAGATATCCCATCGTACTTTGGAGCGTTGGCGTTGGTTAGGTAAGGGCCCAATTTTTATGAAACTTGGGGGAAGGATTTTATACTCAATTCAGGAGGTAGAGGCCTTTGAACAAGCTCAGCGCCGACAAAGCACCTCAGGAAAAGAGTAA
- a CDS encoding helix-turn-helix domain-containing protein — MSSHLGQKVKELRIAKGYSLDKLAELTGSSKSYIWSIENPQPKKKMNPSAEKVSKISQVLGVTSTYLLDDTATLDDSTLKDALYRDFKDLSQEDQAKVKQIIALWGKK, encoded by the coding sequence GTGTCCTCACATCTTGGGCAAAAAGTAAAAGAGCTCAGAATAGCCAAAGGATACTCGCTCGACAAATTAGCTGAGCTAACAGGCTCCAGTAAAAGCTACATATGGTCTATCGAAAATCCACAACCGAAGAAAAAGATGAATCCATCAGCTGAAAAGGTCTCGAAGATTTCTCAAGTACTTGGTGTGACATCTACCTATTTATTGGATGATACTGCTACTTTAGATGATTCAACCCTAAAAGATGCTCTATATAGAGATTTTAAAGACCTTTCCCAAGAAGATCAGGCAAAAGTGAAACAAATCATTGCCTTGTGGGGCAAAAAATAA
- a CDS encoding helix-turn-helix domain-containing protein, with amino-acid sequence MSAIDETAKIDIYLGKKIRLMRISRGLRQKHVAEAIGVSFQQLQKYENGTNHIRANRLYALAVFFRVDPSYFFEGLEQEGESALPFEELLKKAETEKLIKYFNNAANDNVREKILNMVKIAAK; translated from the coding sequence ATGAGTGCAATAGATGAAACAGCAAAAATAGACATCTATCTGGGCAAGAAAATACGCCTGATGCGTATAAGCAGAGGCTTACGGCAAAAGCATGTCGCTGAAGCCATCGGTGTCAGTTTCCAGCAACTACAAAAATATGAAAATGGTACCAATCACATTAGAGCAAATCGCCTGTACGCACTGGCTGTATTTTTCAGAGTGGACCCTTCTTACTTTTTTGAAGGACTGGAACAAGAAGGCGAGTCAGCTTTACCTTTTGAGGAGCTTCTCAAAAAAGCTGAGACTGAAAAACTAATCAAATACTTCAATAATGCCGCAAACGACAATGTGCGCGAGAAAATACTCAATATGGTTAAGATAGCAGCCAAGTGA
- a CDS encoding type IV secretory system conjugative DNA transfer family protein, producing the protein MLVRNRDYSEQTEAGVYIGCAEPDNTETLLEPIWFTGEGSLVTIAPPGAGKGQALIIPNLLVYDGPAIVLDIKGENYDLTHEWRRDNVGPVYKFAPFEKGSHNYNPLDFLDHKDPVKIWDGARLIATMLTVQTGKPDFWEGRAQDLLAAIIAQVKLNYPAKEQNMQTVLDMLYPTESDLKLIAMEMQNSPIRALKRTGNILSTMPEKQREGILDSARRHVDIWQSERVENITSSTDWLPEDFWKPPYPTLYICIPVGQVSAYASVLRVLIGQHIDGLIANAPTREERTKKDIPPALLLIDEMPQLGYMQPIQYSIEVGRSYGLRTWMFAQSLGQLRKAYPDADGLMEMCYIQSYMNPEFDTAKRLSDRLGSNDSLLRGKKQRIAEPQELMSEAYANTILTFARGKTPIKLFKQFAYEYPYLMGRMGTPKA; encoded by the coding sequence ATGCTTGTTCGTAACAGGGATTACAGTGAGCAGACAGAAGCTGGTGTCTATATTGGCTGCGCTGAGCCCGATAATACCGAAACTCTGTTAGAGCCAATCTGGTTTACAGGAGAAGGCTCTCTCGTCACCATAGCACCACCGGGGGCCGGTAAAGGACAGGCTCTCATCATTCCCAATTTGCTTGTGTATGATGGCCCAGCAATCGTGCTGGATATCAAAGGCGAAAACTACGACCTTACCCATGAGTGGCGAAGAGACAACGTTGGGCCAGTTTACAAGTTTGCACCTTTTGAAAAAGGCAGTCACAACTACAACCCTTTAGATTTCTTAGACCATAAAGACCCGGTTAAAATTTGGGACGGTGCGCGGTTAATTGCAACCATGCTTACAGTTCAAACCGGCAAGCCTGATTTTTGGGAGGGCCGTGCGCAAGACCTGCTTGCCGCAATCATTGCGCAAGTCAAACTAAACTACCCTGCTAAAGAGCAGAACATGCAAACGGTGCTGGATATGCTTTATCCAACCGAGAGCGACCTGAAGCTTATTGCAATGGAAATGCAAAACTCACCCATTCGGGCCTTAAAGCGAACCGGCAACATCCTTTCCACCATGCCAGAAAAGCAAAGAGAGGGCATTTTAGATAGCGCCCGCCGCCATGTGGACATTTGGCAATCGGAACGTGTTGAAAATATCACAAGCTCTACAGACTGGCTTCCAGAGGACTTTTGGAAGCCACCATACCCAACACTCTACATTTGCATCCCTGTTGGTCAGGTTAGCGCTTACGCCTCTGTGCTTAGAGTGCTGATCGGGCAGCATATTGATGGCCTGATAGCAAATGCCCCCACGCGAGAAGAACGCACCAAAAAAGACATTCCACCTGCACTGCTTCTAATCGATGAAATGCCACAACTTGGCTATATGCAGCCTATTCAATATTCCATCGAAGTAGGACGCAGCTACGGGCTGCGTACATGGATGTTTGCACAAAGCTTAGGCCAGCTTCGCAAGGCTTACCCCGATGCCGATGGATTGATGGAGATGTGTTACATCCAGTCATACATGAACCCAGAGTTTGATACGGCTAAACGACTATCAGACCGGCTAGGCTCTAATGACAGCCTGCTACGCGGCAAAAAACAACGCATCGCCGAGCCACAAGAGCTAATGAGTGAGGCATATGCCAACACCATCCTGACTTTTGCGCGTGGCAAAACACCGATCAAATTATTCAAACAATTTGCCTATGAGTACCCATACCTAATGGGGCGCATGGGAACGCCAAAAGCTTGA
- a CDS encoding Fic family protein translates to MKWNWQQKEWPEFSFSTEELTPLETQFLQNSGMFCGAYKHITDDEKQGLLIDIISEEAVKTSEIEGEYLSRDSIQSSIKKHFGLQPTSAHVPPAEQGIADMMMDAYEHFADPLTHETLHTWHTMLMADRRDITNIGRYRTHAEPMQVVSGYVHMPSVHFEAPPSDTMPREMDAFIAWFNDTAPNGKKPMPALARASIAHLYFVCIHPYEDGNGRIARALTQKALAQSTGQPSLIALSQTIQTHKKVYYDALEANNKSCEITNWLTYFAGAILDAQNNADTLLNFILAKTKLFDRLAGQLNIRQTKALKRIFREGPNGFTGGMSTDKYIKITGTSRATATRDLQDLVTKQAFIKTGNLKGTRYWLAK, encoded by the coding sequence ATGAAATGGAACTGGCAGCAAAAGGAATGGCCTGAATTTAGCTTCAGCACTGAAGAACTAACGCCACTTGAAACACAGTTTTTACAAAACTCTGGCATGTTTTGTGGTGCGTATAAGCACATCACCGATGATGAAAAGCAAGGCCTGCTGATTGATATCATTAGCGAAGAAGCGGTAAAAACATCCGAGATTGAAGGCGAGTATTTAAGTCGCGACAGTATCCAGTCATCCATTAAAAAGCATTTTGGCCTTCAGCCAACATCAGCGCATGTACCGCCTGCGGAACAAGGTATTGCTGATATGATGATGGATGCCTATGAGCATTTTGCTGATCCGCTTACACATGAAACGCTGCACACATGGCACACAATGTTAATGGCTGATCGTAGGGATATTACAAACATCGGCAGATACCGCACCCATGCGGAACCTATGCAGGTGGTATCCGGCTATGTTCACATGCCTTCCGTGCATTTTGAAGCACCGCCGTCAGATACTATGCCTCGAGAAATGGATGCCTTTATTGCCTGGTTTAATGACACAGCGCCAAATGGCAAAAAGCCTATGCCTGCCCTTGCACGAGCTAGCATTGCCCATTTGTATTTTGTGTGCATTCACCCGTATGAAGATGGCAATGGCCGTATTGCCCGTGCTTTAACACAAAAGGCTTTAGCGCAATCTACAGGCCAACCTTCGCTTATTGCCCTGTCGCAAACAATACAAACGCATAAGAAGGTTTACTATGATGCGCTGGAAGCAAATAATAAAAGCTGTGAGATTACAAACTGGCTGACGTATTTTGCAGGCGCAATACTCGACGCACAAAATAATGCGGATACGTTACTGAACTTCATTCTTGCCAAAACCAAACTGTTTGACCGTTTAGCAGGACAGTTAAACATTCGTCAGACAAAAGCTTTGAAACGAATATTCCGTGAAGGGCCAAATGGTTTTACGGGCGGCATGAGTACAGATAAATATATCAAGATCACAGGCACTTCCCGCGCCACCGCCACACGTGACTTACAAGACCTGGTAACAAAACAAGCGTTTATAAAAACTGGCAACTTGAAAGGCACTCGTTACTGGCTGGCCAAATAG
- a CDS encoding antirestriction protein ArdA: MTNVYHATPYDLHTIGFYFSTYDEYLEKSATHTNEFGQHIEEYEIQFIDGDNAALFKAIGVNQANLEQWFDDFEGMNPEDAVKAIYLIDYNGCVSDDILSQLEDVCLFEGSALEYTEQYIEDTGMLDEMPENLRYYFDTGAFARDLVISGDISEVEIGGTNYIVWGC, from the coding sequence ATGACTAACGTATATCACGCAACCCCATATGACCTGCATACCATAGGCTTTTACTTCAGCACATATGATGAGTATTTGGAAAAATCTGCTACCCATACCAACGAATTTGGTCAGCATATAGAAGAATATGAAATCCAGTTCATTGATGGTGATAACGCGGCACTTTTCAAAGCAATAGGCGTTAATCAGGCGAACCTAGAACAGTGGTTTGATGACTTTGAGGGTATGAACCCTGAGGATGCTGTTAAAGCAATCTACCTTATTGATTATAACGGCTGCGTATCTGACGACATCCTAAGTCAGTTGGAAGATGTTTGCTTGTTTGAAGGCTCAGCCCTTGAATATACAGAACAGTATATTGAAGACACCGGCATGCTGGATGAAATGCCAGAAAACCTACGCTATTACTTTGATACAGGAGCTTTCGCTCGTGACCTTGTGATCAGCGGCGATATTTCAGAAGTTGAAATTGGCGGCACCAACTATATTGTCTGGGGGTGCTAA
- a CDS encoding tyrosine-type recombinase/integrase, with amino-acid sequence MAHIRKYYTSKGDVRYSAEIRIKGSKPYSKTFHRMTDAKLWAQQSTEKTQRQTAGISTTRQYTLTEAIERYRIEYLPTIKRAAVKYVLNWWERELGEVYLSTITPADLIKFRTKLLNQPKLGRCKKTGHATVPLYNADGTPILRKPKTVQNYLDVLSVLYNKAILEWEWVDRNPVQRVKKLKINDERTRFLSDHNHLWPGEEKPRHWDSLPTQLKAEAVKKFPRAYELPRLIDALKSQQSLEKVQNNKPLWAYYLFVVQLGLGLRLSEATHMVWEENDVIEHPVVIVDMKRSVLLLKSTKQDTSPRLKPLCDEVMTVLNILYAERRYDCPLVFHSAVPHKPLRFDRRLQRAVREAGLQDFRWHDLRHTTASYLSMLGAGQREVMEALHHRSMKSSQRYQHLTCDHLRGLMNRLTNTVLEEKESPSRFEHTS; translated from the coding sequence ATGGCACATATAAGAAAATATTATACGTCAAAAGGAGATGTGCGTTATAGCGCTGAAATACGTATTAAGGGTTCAAAGCCGTACTCAAAAACATTTCACCGTATGACAGACGCTAAATTATGGGCCCAACAATCGACAGAAAAAACACAAAGGCAAACAGCGGGGATATCAACCACTCGACAATACACACTCACTGAGGCAATAGAACGCTACCGTATTGAATACCTGCCAACCATAAAGCGTGCTGCTGTAAAATATGTTCTTAATTGGTGGGAAAGGGAGCTTGGAGAAGTTTACCTCAGTACCATTACACCAGCCGATTTAATCAAGTTCCGAACAAAACTTTTAAACCAGCCCAAGCTTGGCAGGTGTAAAAAGACAGGTCATGCCACGGTGCCATTATATAATGCAGATGGCACCCCCATTTTGCGCAAGCCTAAAACTGTTCAGAACTATTTGGATGTTTTATCGGTTCTTTACAATAAGGCTATTCTGGAATGGGAATGGGTGGACCGTAACCCGGTACAAAGGGTTAAAAAGCTAAAAATCAATGATGAAAGAACTCGTTTTTTATCAGACCATAACCATTTGTGGCCTGGAGAAGAAAAGCCGCGCCACTGGGATAGCCTTCCCACGCAGTTGAAAGCAGAAGCTGTTAAAAAGTTTCCGCGAGCTTATGAACTGCCAAGGCTTATTGATGCGCTGAAATCTCAGCAGAGTTTGGAAAAGGTGCAAAACAACAAACCTCTTTGGGCGTATTACTTGTTTGTAGTTCAACTCGGTTTGGGGCTGCGTCTTTCTGAAGCTACACATATGGTCTGGGAAGAAAACGATGTCATCGAACACCCTGTTGTTATTGTGGATATGAAGCGCAGTGTGTTGCTCTTGAAGAGCACAAAGCAGGACACGTCGCCGCGCTTAAAGCCCCTCTGTGATGAGGTGATGACGGTGCTGAACATCTTATATGCAGAACGCCGATATGATTGCCCTCTGGTGTTCCATAGTGCTGTCCCGCATAAGCCACTGAGGTTTGATAGACGGCTCCAAAGAGCCGTGAGGGAAGCTGGGCTTCAGGATTTTCGCTGGCACGACTTACGCCATACTACAGCAAGCTATCTGAGCATGCTGGGGGCAGGGCAGAGGGAAGTAATGGAAGCTTTGCACCACAGGTCCATGAAGTCCTCTCAGCGGTACCAGCATTTAACGTGCGATCACCTTCGTGGGTTGATGAACCGTTTAACCAATACAGTCTTGGAGGAAAAGGAATCTCCCTCTCGTTTTGAGCATACGTCATAA
- a CDS encoding type IV secretory system conjugative DNA transfer family protein, whose translation MKLFITLFWLSSAAGTTLLITNLSALAFPTLHLIIWFACAAIMGSLATAFCYEVKRFVEKFRAGTLATARFGKASELNQSGLNSKHGLIVAKAGSKLVRFNKPGHLITISKTRGGKGVSSVIPNLLDHKGSVFCVDIKGENFAITARHRAQFSHIINLAPFEHKSHSYNPLDFIRLGADEIDDASLIASLIVVPGDVSIDSFWDKEARALITGLILYVVRHKPKDRRNLAEVRRLLTLGEADLDEVLDVMMHSPHEWIKRAATAFSQKAEKERSAVISTAQSHTKVFDSERLVAITNRSDFKLEDMKRDVMSVYLNIPPHQIAVYRPYLRLMVGLAQAAMTRSDTKPVKPVLFLLDEFPALGKMPVNGFAYLAGYGVSLWVFTQSIGQLQAIYGKQADAILSNCAVTQVWSIAAADFKTANHISHTLGDTMVTTYSETRSQKHLFAANRSYSDNRNQRTRKLLTPDEILCLPESKTLLFVSGTRPFLVNRVIYYKDKVFKGMYDSWGTE comes from the coding sequence ATGAAGTTATTTATAACCCTGTTTTGGCTCAGTAGTGCGGCTGGCACCACTTTGCTCATCACCAATCTGAGCGCCCTGGCGTTCCCAACCCTGCATCTCATCATCTGGTTTGCCTGTGCTGCCATTATGGGAAGCCTCGCCACTGCCTTTTGCTATGAAGTGAAACGTTTTGTTGAAAAGTTCCGTGCAGGCACCTTGGCGACCGCTCGTTTTGGCAAAGCAAGTGAGTTGAACCAAAGCGGCTTAAACAGCAAGCACGGTCTGATTGTTGCCAAAGCTGGCAGCAAACTGGTGCGCTTTAATAAGCCGGGCCACCTAATCACCATTTCAAAAACACGCGGCGGCAAAGGTGTTAGCAGCGTGATACCGAACCTGCTGGATCATAAAGGTTCGGTGTTCTGTGTGGACATCAAGGGCGAAAACTTTGCCATAACCGCCAGACACCGTGCCCAGTTTAGCCATATTATCAACCTTGCGCCGTTTGAGCATAAATCACACAGCTATAACCCGCTGGATTTCATTCGCCTTGGCGCTGATGAAATTGACGATGCATCCTTAATTGCAAGTCTGATTGTAGTTCCGGGTGACGTATCCATAGACAGCTTTTGGGATAAGGAAGCACGCGCCCTTATCACTGGTCTGATCCTCTACGTTGTACGCCACAAACCAAAAGACAGACGTAACTTAGCAGAAGTACGCCGTCTGCTAACCCTTGGTGAAGCCGATCTGGATGAAGTGCTCGATGTGATGATGCACTCGCCGCATGAGTGGATCAAACGTGCTGCCACTGCCTTTAGCCAAAAGGCAGAGAAAGAACGCAGTGCAGTTATCTCAACCGCTCAAAGCCATACCAAAGTGTTTGATAGCGAGCGTCTGGTTGCCATTACCAACCGCAGTGACTTCAAACTGGAAGATATGAAACGTGACGTGATGAGCGTGTATTTAAACATACCGCCCCATCAAATTGCAGTTTACCGCCCGTACCTCCGCCTGATGGTAGGTCTTGCACAGGCTGCTATGACCAGAAGCGATACTAAACCTGTTAAGCCGGTATTGTTCCTCTTGGATGAGTTCCCAGCCCTTGGCAAAATGCCAGTGAATGGTTTTGCTTACCTTGCAGGGTACGGCGTTTCCTTGTGGGTGTTTACACAGAGCATTGGGCAGTTGCAGGCTATCTATGGCAAGCAGGCGGATGCCATTCTGTCCAATTGTGCTGTAACACAAGTATGGTCTATTGCTGCCGCTGACTTTAAGACAGCCAACCATATCTCGCACACGCTTGGCGATACGATGGTCACAACTTACAGCGAAACCCGCTCGCAAAAACACCTGTTTGCAGCAAACCGAAGCTATAGCGACAACCGCAATCAGCGTACCCGCAAACTTCTAACGCCTGACGAGATACTATGCCTTCCTGAAAGTAAAACTCTGCTTTTTGTATCAGGAACACGACCATTCCTTGTAAATCGTGTCATCTACTATAAAGATAAAGTCTTCAAAGGCATGTACGACAGTTGGGGGACTGAGTAA
- a CDS encoding plasmid mobilization protein, translated as MARPGKIQAQPRPNRLYVYFTDDELKQVQEAADMTGLRISVYLRQLALAQQIRPAKSRQSKELIQTLSKLGADLNRVGNNINQLAHAANMAGYDPERIFFEDALSELQGTVNQITDAIKEA; from the coding sequence ATGGCACGACCGGGTAAGATTCAGGCGCAGCCGCGCCCGAACAGGCTTTATGTTTATTTTACCGATGACGAACTAAAACAGGTTCAGGAAGCCGCAGATATGACCGGTTTACGCATCTCAGTTTACCTGCGTCAGCTTGCCCTTGCTCAGCAGATACGCCCCGCTAAAAGTCGCCAGAGCAAAGAGCTTATTCAAACCTTGAGCAAGTTAGGTGCTGACCTGAACCGAGTTGGTAACAACATCAACCAGCTTGCCCATGCTGCCAACATGGCCGGGTACGACCCGGAGCGAATATTCTTTGAAGATGCCTTAAGTGAGCTGCAAGGAACGGTCAACCAGATAACCGATGCGATTAAGGAAGCTTAG